One Brachyspira hampsonii genomic window, GACCAGAACCTTTTAGTGTAGCCTATGTAGAACCGTCAAGAAGACCAACTGATGGAAGATACGGAGAAAATCCTAATAGACTTCAGCATTATTATCAATATCAAGTTATAATGAAACCATCTCCAGAAAATATTCAGGATTTATATATACAAAGCTTAGAAGCATTGGGTATAAGTTTTAAAGATCATGATATAAGATTCGTTCATGATGACTGGGAATCCCCTACCCTTGGTGCTTGGGGATTAGGCTGGGAAGTTTGGCTTGATGGTATGGAAATAACTCAATTTACATATTTCCAAGCTGTAGGAGGAATAAATTTAAAGCCTATTACAGGTGAAATTACTTACGGACTTGAAAGAATATGTATGTATTTGCAAAATATAGATAATGTTTATGACTTAGAATGGGGACATGGCATAAAATACGGAGATGTACATTTACAGGGAGAAAAAGAATTCTCTAAATATAATTTTGAAGTTGCTGATACTGATATGTATTTCAGACATTTCAAAGAATATGAAAATGAATGTGATAGATGCTTGGCTAATGGCTGCGTGCTTCCTGCTTATGACATGGTAATGAAAAGTTCACATGTATTCAATATGCTGGATGCTAGAAATGCTATAAGTGTAACTGAAAGGGCTGGATACATAGCAAGAGTAAGAGAGCTTATGAAAAAAGTTTCCGCTGCTTATATAGAATCAAGAGAAAAATTAGGTTATCCATTAATAAAAAATAAATAAATTTACTTTTATAGTTATTAATTATTAAAGCTGTCATTTTATATAATGGCAGCTTTTTTTATATGAAAATCATTAATTTTTTCATAATGATGTTGACTTTATTTTTTAATTATATATACTATCTATTAGTAATTAATACTATTAAGAAAATAAATAAAAAAGGAGACTAATATTATGCCTAGTTTTGCAAATCCGTTTAATGCAAATGTGAATAGAAAAGTAACTAAAGAAGAATTAATACAAGCAGTAAGACTTGATATTGCCGGAGAATTGGAAGCTATATATTTGTATGATGCTCATGTTATGGCTACAGATGACCCTGTTGCAAAGGCAGTATTAGCCGACATAAGAGATGAAGAAAAAGCACATGTAGGAGAGCTTATGGCTTTGCTTAGACATTTAGATCCTAAAGAAGCAGAACATTTTGAATCCGGTCAATTAGAGGTTAAAGAGATGATGGAAGAGCTTGGAATAAAAGAGCCTAATTTATCCGGGCTTACAGTTGGAAGTTTGAAAAAAGACTGATAAAGCAATAATAAAACATAAAGGAGGATATATATGGATTATTTAGCTAGAGAAAGTTCGCCTTTTGAAGAAAATTTTTGGCAGAATATAGATAAAGTTGTTGTTGAAACAGCAAGCAGAACACTTATAGGAAGAAGATTTTTGTCTATTTACGGACCTCTTGGTGCAGGTGCTATAAGTGTTCAGTATGATAAAAGCGATAGAGAAGAAGTTTTTGAAGATGGTTTTGTAAAGACTTCAGGAAGAAAATCTGTTGAGCTTCCTCAGATTTATCAGGATTTTACTTTATTATGGAGAGATTTGGAAAATAATATTTCAAATAAACTTCCTTTAGATTTATCTATTGTATCTCAGGCAGCTCAGACACTTGCTAACAAAGAAGATAATTTAATATTCAATGGAAATGATTTTCTTGAATTAAAAGGAATACTCAATGCTGAAGGAGTACAAAAATTAAAAATCTCTGATTGGGGACAGGGTGAGAACCCTTATACAGATATAGTAAAAGCTATAAATATGATTAGAGAAAAAGGCATTGTAGGAAGATTTGTATTATGTTTAAGCCAATCATTATATTTTGATTTGCAAAGAATACAGCAAGGTACAGGAATGACAGAGGCACAGAGAATATCCAGCATGATTGGAAATCTTTATAATGTACCTGTTATTAAAGGAAAGAAAGCAGCATTGATTTGTTCAGAGCCTCAGTATATGGATTTAGCTGTTGGAATAGATATGTCTACTGCATATTTAGAACAGAAAGATTTAAATCATAGTTTTAGAATAATGGAAACTATTATACCTAGAATTAAAGACTCTAATGCAATAGTTGTTTTAGAATAGTTTGATTTCATAATAACTCTTTAAAAATTATAAGCCTGCAGGTTATATAAAATCTGCAGGTATTTTTATAAAAAATAATATTTAATATTTTAATAAATTAATTTTTTTCATCATTATTAGAATCATCAAAATTATTTTTATCTATATCTTCTTTAGTAATAGTTTCTTTATCATCATTGGTTTCAATAGTCATATTAGAAACTTTATCTTTCATAATAATTAAAATCATATCTTTCATATCCTCAGAAAACTCATCAATATTCATTTCTAATGTCATTGAATTAACCATTTTTTTTGATGATATTCCTGAAATAGGATTATATTCGATTTCTTCAATATTATCTTTTTTTATTTTAATTTCTAATTTTTTATTATTTTTACATTTTATAAAGAAATGAGCTATTTTATAAAACATTTCAGTTAAACCATTGGCATTTAATATGGCGGTAACTCCATAGCTATTAAGAATTAAAAATGCCTCTTTTACTAATTCAATAATTATAACAAACTCTATTCCAAAGCTTCCTTTTATAAAATTAGCATCTACTTTTACATCTACTTTTACAAAATTTTTATTAACAATTTCATTAATTTTTAAAAATATTTTTTCTACAGAGCTTACAATTAATGATAAATCAGAAGCATTCATCTGGTGATTATCAAACATTTCACCATCATACATAATTTTTAATCTAGCTATATGAGGATCATCAGTCTTATTTTTATATATTTCATTTTTATATTTATTATCATTTATTAAATATTTATTTAATAATAAGTCAACATTAAAATTTGAAGTCATTTCATTAACATATTTATTATAATAATCTATAAATCTAATATTATTATAAACATCGTAATAAAATATTTCATCAAAAATTGATTTATGGATTTTTATATTATTGTTACGTAATTCTAAATAAGAATCTAATAAATAAAGATAATTATCTATATTAGTATATTCATATCCAAGTTTTTTGGCCATTTTTAAATCATCTAGAATATCATGATAAAAATGGAGAAAATCTAAATAAAGAAAATCTCTTATACTATTAATATAGTTTGACATAATATAGAATTTTGATAATCCTCTATAATAATAGGCTTCAGAACAATATTTATCTAATTGAATTGCCTTATCCAAATATGATATACTTTCACTATATGATTTCAAATAAAAACTAATTATTCCTTTAGAATTAAAAATTATTAAATCAGAACCTTCAAAATCTAGTACTTTACTAGAATCTATAATAAATTTTGAATATAATTTAAGATTCAAATATGCTATTGCTCTGTATAAGTATAATTCTATATTCTTCTTATTATAACGATGTATTAAATTTTCACCACATATATGTATTACTTCTTCATATTCTTTTTTTTGTAATAATTCTTTTATGTATCTTATATCTATACTGCCCATAAATAACCTCAATAGTTTTTATGAATTATAAATTTATGAAATTATTTATTAAACAATATATAATATACATTTTTTATATTTATACTATTTATATTTTATTATTCTCTCTATTATTACACCTATTAATATGGTTGATAAACCCAATATTATAAAAAATATCCAAGTATTCATTTTCAAATAGAAATATTCAAAATATCTTATATAAAGATTAAGAATAACAAAAAATATTGAATACCCTACTATTAAAGAATTTTTTAATTTATAGCCTATTACAAAAATAATTATATCTATAAATAAAAATAATAAACTATATATTAACAATTCAGATGAACCGTATTCAAATATTATAGGCTCTGCATTATTTCCAAATATTGACATTATTGCAAGTATTATATTTAAATATAATATTCCAACCGTGTAATATATGATTGAAAAATTAGAATATCCATCTGAAATTTTTTTATTGATATCAGTTATTCCTATTAAAAACATTAATATGCTTGTTATAATAAATCTTATGTAATTATTAAGTGTTAAATCAATTCCAGATATATCGAAACCTTCAAAACCATACCAAGTTATTAAACCTATTATAGCAATAGATAATACAGCATAGTTTTTCTTTATATATGCTATTATAAAAAATAACATTATGCTTATAAGAGACAATAAAATAAAATTATCTTTATTATGAGTTATAATATATGATAAAGTAAAAATAAATGCTGATAAAAATATAGAAGAAATGGCTATTATTGCAGAAGAAGTTTTAGGTAAGTAAATATCTTTTCTTTTAAGTATTTCATCAATTATAAATCCTAATAAAAAAAGCAAAGCGAATAAAAATGCTATAAAATAAAGAGAAAAAATATAGAAACTTATAAAAGCAATAAATCCAATAGCTACCATTATAATACCTGTTATCATTATAGCTTTTATAATGGGCTGCCAATCTATATAATCATCTCTATACATTTTAGATAATACTTCAAACTGTTCATTAGTTATGAGATTATCTTTATTCCACTTTTTTAACTCTTTAAGTAAAAATCTCTTTTTGCTTCCCATGATATTTAATAGTCTTTAAATATTTGTGTTTTTATAAATTTCATATTATCCAATGTATATCTAGTATAATCATTATCATTATGATTCATACTTCTTAAAGCTCTTATATATTTAATAAAATTTATAAAAGTATTCATCAAATTGGCAGGAACAATATTTTCAATCTCAAGTTTTATATTATCATTAATACTGTCTGCATTTTCTAATATTATCAAATTGCAAAATTCATCTTTATGTTTGAAAAAATTATCCAAATCATTATTTTCCAAATATGAAATGAGTTCATTTAATTTATCAGATATTAATTGTAAATCTTTACTGCTCATATATACAATTAAATATTATAATCAAATAATTGCAATAGCTAAATATGAATATTTGTATAACATTTTAATAAATGTAATTAAATTTTACATTTATTAAGTTTTTATATATATTCACAAAAGACTATGTATAATATGTATTATTATATCTATAAAAATACATATTTTAAGTAAATTTTTTGTAAATTATATGTAAATTATATTGACAAAATTTGTATTTAGGCTATACTTATAATTGTAAAGATAATTTACATATAGCAAAACAATAAAAAATAAAAACAAAAGGAGATTTACTATGACTAAAAAATTATTCGCTTTATTAATAACTTTAACTATAATTTCTACTTCAAGTGCTTTTGCTGATTGGGTAGTACCAGCTTCTTCGCTTCCTCAAAATGCTAGAAGTTTCATACAGCAAATTTATCCGAATACACAAATATGGAAAGTAGAGAGAGATGACGGAAAATTTGAGGTAAAATTATCTAATGGAGCTAAAATAGATTTCTTATACAATGGTGATTGGCATAGCATAGATGGTGAGTATAATGCTGTACCATTCTCTGCTTTACCTGTTAATATAGCTAGCACTATAAGAAATACTTATCCTCAGGCTGCTGTAATAGATATAGAAAAAGAATGGGGTAATTATAAAGTTAAATTAAATAACTTTATGGAATTATTCATCTCTGCTAATGGAGAGTTAATCGGACAAAAATTTGATGATTAATAAAAATATTATTATGCATATTAATTTATGAAAAATACTAAAAATAAAAGAGAGAGTTTTTATAACTCCCTCTTTTATTATTTTAAATTAAATACTTTATTTAAAAAATTTAAAATCTATTTGTTTTCAGGTCTTAAAGAAGCCTTTAAATTAGAGAAAAACTCCTCTTCATTCATAGCCATTTCTTCAGGCAAATTCTCGCTCATTTCTTCTAAAAATACAGAAGGCGTACATTCAACCTTTCTTCCCATCTTGGTTCTGCTTCTGCAATATGTAAGAGTTAAATGCTTTTTAGCCCTAGTCATAGCAACATAACAAAGTCTTCTCTCCTCTTCCAATCCATTTTCATCTAAACTTTTCTGATGAGGCATAATACCGTCTTCCATTCCGCATATATAAACATAAGGAAACTCAAGTCCTTTAGCAGCATGTATACTCATAAGCATAATGCCTTTCTTTTTATCCTCTTCATCATTTTGCTCTTCTATGCTCATAAGTAAAATTCTATCTAAATAATTTTTTAAAGTAGCATTTTTATTAGACTTTTCATATTCAAGTATCCCATTCATAAGAGATTCTACATTCTCAATTTTCTTAGCACCCTGCTCTTTTGTATCGCTTGAATTTAAAATCTCATTATGATAAGCAATAATATCTAAAAATTTATTTATGTTCTCATATAGTTTAGGACGCTCTAAATCATTTTTATCAACAGTAAATAAATTATGATAATGCTCTATAACTTCAAGAAAATCTTTTATTCCTGCTTTAGCCTTAGGAGAAATTTCTTCCATACTCTCATAATTGAGCAATGTCTCATATAGTGAAACTCCATTTTTTATACTAGCTTCATTAAGATTATTTATAGCAACCGCCCCTATTCCTCTTTTAGGTATATTTATAACCCTAAGCAAAGATACCTCATCTTCAGGATTAACAAATAAATTAAGATAAGCAAGTATATCTTTAATCTCCTTTCTTTCATAAAATTGAAAAGCACCCACAACAGTATAAGGCAAACCTCTAAGTCTGAAAGCCTCTTCAAAAAGTCTTGACTGAGAATTCATTCTAAAAAGTACAGCAAAATCTTCATAATTTAATCTTTTGCTTATAGAATAATTTATTATAGAATCCGCAACAAATTGAGCTTCCTCCCGCTCATCTTCGCATGGCATTATAGTAGGAGGTATTCCTTCCTCACCTTCAGCAACTACTTTTTTATCTTTTCTTTGAGTATTATTGCTTATTACTGAATGTGCTGCCTCAAGTATTGCTTTTGTACTTCTGTAATTTTTTGTAAGCGTTACTATTTTTGCATCCGGATACTCATTTTCAAATGATAATATATTAGATACATCAGCACCTCTGAATGCATATATACTTTGATCATCATCTCCTACAACGGCAATATTTCTGTATTTTGATGCAAGCAAAGTTGTAAGTTTGTATTGTGCAAAATTAGTATCCTGATATTCATCTACCATTATATATCTGAATCTTTCCTGATATTTTTCAAGAACCTCCGGAAACTCTATATATAAATCTATTGTCAGATTAATAAGATCATTAAAATCAACGGCATTATATCCTTTTAAATAGCTTTGATAAACTTCATAAACTCTCTTAGCAATTTTTTCCAAATCATCATGAGGCTCCACTTCATAAGGCTTTATCAAATTATTTTTATATCTGTCTATATACCAAGCGAATAATCCCTCATCATAATTGAGAGTATTAACTTTTATTTCTCTTAAAATATTTCTTATCAAAGTACGGCTGTCAGATGAAGAATAAATGCTAAAATTATTTTTGTATCCTAACTTTTCAATATCTCCTTTCAGCACTCTAACACAAAAAGAATGGAATGTACTTACTACTAATTGCTTCGGCTTTTCTTTTAGTAATTTTGTTATACGCTCACGCATTTCAGCTGCAGCTTTATTGGTAAAAGTAACAGCGAGTATCTGACTAGGAAGAACTCCATGCTTTATTAAATATGCGATTCTCTCTGTAATAACTCTAGTCTTTCCGGATCCTGCTCCAGCCAATGCAAGCAAAGGTCCGTCAATATGTTCTACTGCTTGTCTTTGTTCTTCATTTAACATTAATGCCATAATAAAAAATACCTCTCATTTTGAAAAGCTATTATATATCATATTAAAATAATGTAAAATTTAGAATTCATATATTTTTGACTATTATTTAATTTTAAATAAAAAACTGTTTTCAAATATATTACAAAATGTATTAATTAAAATATTAATTTATTTACTCTATAATCTGATTATAAGAATTATTATTTAAATTATATATAATATTCATTAATTATTTATTACTTTAATAATTCTTAACTTAATATTTTTATAACAAATCTCTATATATAGATAAAACATATTTGATAAATTGCATATAAACTACTAAAATACATTTGCAAAAATATATTAAAATGATACTATAAACAATATAATTTTTTAAAAAGCAATTAGTTTAGTAAGGAAATAAAATGAATATAGAAAATATTAATGATATAAGAAAAAAAGTAAAAACTGTAAAAATTGGAAATGTTTTAATAGGCGGAAACAATCCCATTAGCATACAGTCTATGACAAATACAGATACTAGAAATATAAAAGATACTGTTGAGCAGATAAAATCTCTTGAAGATGCAGGAGTTGATATAGTAAGGCTTGCCGTTTTGGATATGGATGCTGCAAAAGCTATCAAAGAAATAAAAAATCAAACCAAAGTACCTTTAATTGCTGATATACATTTTGATTATAGATTGGCATTAGAAAGTATGAAAAGCGGTATTGATTCTTTAAGACTTAATCCGGGTAATATAAAAGATAAAGAAAAAGTAAAAGAAGTTATAAAAGAAGCTAAAGAAAGAAATCTTACAATAAGGGTTGGAGTAAATGGCGGAAGTTTGGACAGAAGCGTATATAAAGAAGTAACTCCTGAAAACATGGTGAAAAGTGCTGCTGAACATATAAAACTTATGGAAGATTTAGATTTCACAAATATAAAAGTATCTTTAAAATCTTCAGATATAAAAACTACAATAGAAGCTAATACTTTATTTAGAGAAAAATTCGATTATCCTATACATTTAGGCGTAACAGAGGCAGGTACTTTAAGGAGTTCACTCATAAAAAGTACGAGTGCTTTATCATATTTAATAATGCAGGGTATTGGCGATACTATAAGATACTCCATAACAGGAGATCCTGTAGAAGAAGTAATGGCAGGAAGAATGCTACTTAAATTTTTAGGCATAAGAAATGAACCTTCTATAGAAATAATATCATGTCCTACCTGCGGAAGATGTCAAGTTAATGTTGAAGAGGTAGCCAGCTTTATAGAAAAACATGTTCAGAATATCAAAAAGAATATCACTATAGCTATTATGGGCTGCGTTGTAAATGGTCCGGGAGAAGCAAGGCATGCTGATTTTGGAGTGGCTGGAACAGGAGACGGCAATTTTATATTTTTTGAAAAGGAAAATGAACCTATAAAAGTAGCTAAAGATAATATTATAAATTTCCTTACAAAAAAAATAGAAGAGTTCTAATAAATTTTCTTTATATATTGAATAATTTGTATTTATATAATGAATAAAAAAATAAAAGATATCATAATCAACATAAGAGAATCATATAAAAATAATCTGTATTTATTATCCGAAAAATTATTATCTGATATAGTAAAAGAAGATTTAAAATACTATAAATTGTATGTTCTATTTGCCTATTTAATGCAGTTAGAAAACGATGAAGATAAATTAAAAATATCCATTGAATACTTTTCAAAGGCAATAAAATCAAATAAATATTATTTATTAGCATATTGCTATAGATATAAAACCTGCAAAAAATTATTAGAAATATATAAATCAAAAAATAATGAATATACAAAAGAATTAGAACTATTAATGAAGCTGGATATAGAATATTTAAAAAATGTATCTAATAATTTTATAATAAAAAAACATATAAAAAATTTCATTAAAAATCCGCTATCCTATTATGATAAAGAAAAACTTATATTAAAAACTTCCTCTCAAATAAAGAACTATATAAAGTATTTTAATAGAGAAAAAGCGAAATATGATTATATAGACATAATGGAAAATTATAACTTTTTTATTAATAAAAATAATGATGATTATAAAGCCTATAATCTAAGAGGATTTTTAAAATATAATCTTAAAATATATGATGAAGCATTGGAAGATTTCAATAAATCAATCAGTATTAATTCAATACAGGCTGAAAGTTATTATAACAGAGCAAAACTTTATTACACATTAAAAAATTATGAAGAAGCTTTAAAAGGTTTCAGAAAGGCACAGAAAATATTCGTAAGAAATCAATTTGATTCGCCTTTAGATATAATAAAATGCGATCATTACATAGCTTGGTGCAATTATAATTTAGAGAGATCTGAAAAAATATTTTTGGATATTGAAGTAGATGATGATATTAATGATTTTTCTGAAGGCTACTATAATAGCGGCAAATTAAAATTCAATAAAAAAAATTATGAAGAAGCTTTAAAAATATTTTCTAAAGTGGATAAAAACAATAAAAATTATACAAAAGTAAAATATTATAAAAATGTATGCGAACATAAAATTAATAATAATATTAATATTAATTTAATAATTAATACTTTGAGATTATCTGATATTTATAAATATGAAAATGATTTTCATGTTGCAGGAAATTTATGCAATGAAGCTTTAGAATATATTGAATATTTAAAAGAGAAAAATGATTTTTGGTATTTCTATCTTAAAGGAATTGCTGTATATGAATTATATGATATATCTTTTTTAGATTATAAATTAAAAGAAGAAGCATTGTATTATCTTAATAAAGCCAAAGATAATATTGAAAAAGAAAGCAAATATTACCAAAGAATAGAAGAAATAATAATGGGGATTATAGAATATGGTATTTGATATAAATACAAAAAATATAGAATTCAATTATAAAGATTCAAAAAAACATATTTCTTCTTTGAAGGAGATAATAAATGCTAGTAAAAATATCTACATAATTGAAAGTGTATCCGGAAGAGAAAAAGACACTAATAAAGATTATAAAGTAAGAAAAGTAATCATAAAAAATAATGATATATTTGATTATGACAGTTCTGAAAAGATAAAATATATAAATAAAAATGAGATAATCAGCATAATAAATAAATCACATACATATTTTTTAAGCAGAGATGCCTTTATAGAATATTACAATATATTATATAACAATAAAATAGACAGCGAAGAATATATAAAAAGAATAAAAGAAAGAATAAAGCAAAGTCAATATATAAAATCAGTATTTCCGGCATATAAATTAAAAAGCAAAGAAAAAGGAAAAGAAGGTTATTTTTATTCTTTAGAAGAAATTGAGTTATTTGACATAATAGCAGAGTATTTTGAACTTGAGAGAAGTAAATTAAAAGATATTTTATACAGCAAAGATAATAATTATTATAATATCATAAATGCCAAAATAAAATGCTTATATAACAATATTCAAAATTACAAATCAAAAGATAATAATAAAATGATATATTATGATTATAAATTATACTTCATACCTTTTTATATTTTTGATAATTTCAAACAAGAAAAAATAACAGAAGATGAACATAATAAACTTTTAAAATCATACAAAAAATTTTATAAATCATTAAAAAAAGATAAGAAAGAAAAAAAAGAATATTTATATATGGGATTCAAAATAGAAAACAAAGAAACATTTTATAAAAAAAATCTTATAAAAATATTTGAAGTATTTTCTTATGAAGATTATAAAAATGATTCATATCTGGAAGAATATATTGACTTCAATAAAAAATTAATTGAATATCAGACAGAACATAATAGATATATAAAGAATTATACGAATTTTTTCAATGATAAAATATTAATTTTTTTATACTTTACAGATAGGATTTCTAATGATGACTTTTTATTTTTAAAAAAAAATATAGAAGAATTAAAAAAAATCGATATAGAAAATAATAATGAATACGAACCTATAAAGCTAACAAAAAAAGATGAATATTCAATTTATAAAATAATAATAAAAAATAACTATCACAAAACAGACATAGGATATATAGAGCTTTATAATTTCACAAAACATTATTACAAAAATTTTAAAGAACAATATACACGCCATATAGAATTAATTTCAAAATACAGCATATTCAAAAAAATTTTAAAATAATTTTTGAGGTATTTAAAAAAAAGCATACTTCAAATGCAATTAACAAAATATAGTTTATATTAACCAATCATAACTTATTAAAGGAAAATAATCTTTAATTGTTATAAATAAAAAATATTAATAAGGGGTTTTTTATGGAACACTTGAAAAAAATTATTTTCACAGCTGTATTAGCAGCAGCATTAAGCACATCGGCATTCGCTGAAAGCGGTTTTGAGTTCATACTCAATGTACCAGTAGGAATGTCAATATCAATAGATAATTATTATTCCAGTCATATTTCATCTTCTGGGGCAGTGAGTCAATCAGCAAATGTACTTTATAAAACTCCGGCAGGATTAGGATTTGATACAGGAATATCTGCTCAAGTAGGATATATGTGGCAGGTATTAAATAATTTCGGTATAAGCCTTTTAGGAGAAATAGGATACAGTTTTGATTCTAGTTTCGGACAATATAGTTTTGACCAAGCAAATGTAACTGACGGACTTAAAGTTCCTGGTGCTAATGATGAAGACATTGCTAGTGGGCTTGTTGGAAGATATCCTGATGGTTTTAAAATATCTACATACACACATAATTTAAAAATTGGTATATTACCTAAATTCAATATTAATGCATTTTCTATAGGTATAGGCGGCGGTATCATAGTTCCTATGGCTGTAAGCATGTATGGCGAACTTAATGGTGAAAGCGGAAAAATGGGCGGAGATAATGCTAAATATAAAATAGTAAATCCTGTAGGTTTTTATGGTAAAATAACTTTTGATTATTCAATATTCTTTACAGATAAAATAGCTATGAATATAGGTTTATATACAGGTGTTGATATGGTTTCAGGAACTGAAATAACTTTGGAGGAAGGAAGTATTGCTGGTCAAACTGAAAGAAGATATGACAGTTCAATACTATTTACTTATGATATAGGCTTACAAGTAGGTTTCAGATTCGGACCTAAAGCTTTTAATTAATTTTAGACATAAGCTGTTAAATTAAAACAATCAATATTATAAAAATCCTGTCTTATATTTTAAATTGTAAGGCAGGTTTTTTATTATTTTTATATTTACAAATTAAATTTATCAATATAAAAACCGAATTTTCTTTAACAAGAATATAAAATTTTAATAATTAAAGGTATTTATTATGAAAAAGATTTATATATTAATATTATTATTTATGATAACTATTAATATATACCCTAATACTTTAGACAATACTCATATTGATAAATATCTGCTCCTTACACTTAACGGCACTATAAATAACTCCCCTATAACTATGCATATAAAAATAAAAAATCCTAATTCTATTATTGAAGGTAAAATCAGAACAATAAAAGGGCATTATAAATATGTAAGCAATAATGATGCTGTAAAATTGGAAGGCAGTATTGATAAAAAAGGTATGACTATAAAGACTCCTAATAATGAAATTTTTGCTTTTACTTTTAATGAAAATCAATTATACGATATTAT contains:
- the ispG gene encoding flavodoxin-dependent (E)-4-hydroxy-3-methylbut-2-enyl-diphosphate synthase — its product is MNIENINDIRKKVKTVKIGNVLIGGNNPISIQSMTNTDTRNIKDTVEQIKSLEDAGVDIVRLAVLDMDAAKAIKEIKNQTKVPLIADIHFDYRLALESMKSGIDSLRLNPGNIKDKEKVKEVIKEAKERNLTIRVGVNGGSLDRSVYKEVTPENMVKSAAEHIKLMEDLDFTNIKVSLKSSDIKTTIEANTLFREKFDYPIHLGVTEAGTLRSSLIKSTSALSYLIMQGIGDTIRYSITGDPVEEVMAGRMLLKFLGIRNEPSIEIISCPTCGRCQVNVEEVASFIEKHVQNIKKNITIAIMGCVVNGPGEARHADFGVAGTGDGNFIFFEKENEPIKVAKDNIINFLTKKIEEF
- a CDS encoding tetratricopeptide repeat protein yields the protein MNKKIKDIIINIRESYKNNLYLLSEKLLSDIVKEDLKYYKLYVLFAYLMQLENDEDKLKISIEYFSKAIKSNKYYLLAYCYRYKTCKKLLEIYKSKNNEYTKELELLMKLDIEYLKNVSNNFIIKKHIKNFIKNPLSYYDKEKLILKTSSQIKNYIKYFNREKAKYDYIDIMENYNFFINKNNDDYKAYNLRGFLKYNLKIYDEALEDFNKSISINSIQAESYYNRAKLYYTLKNYEEALKGFRKAQKIFVRNQFDSPLDIIKCDHYIAWCNYNLERSEKIFLDIEVDDDINDFSEGYYNSGKLKFNKKNYEEALKIFSKVDKNNKNYTKVKYYKNVCEHKINNNININLIINTLRLSDIYKYENDFHVAGNLCNEALEYIEYLKEKNDFWYFYLKGIAVYELYDISFLDYKLKEEALYYLNKAKDNIEKESKYYQRIEEIIMGIIEYGI